CACACACAGCGCCCACACAGCCGGGGAGAGCAGAGGAAATGGCTGCCTTAGACGTGGACAGCAGCCAGAGCGAGTTTCTGCAGCAAGATGGAAGCAGATCGGGAGATCAGGTACTCTTCATTCCTCCTCTCTCCAGTCCTCTGCTGGGATGGTTGGAGCGGTAGCTTAAACGCATGGTGCTTTTGTGAAGTTCACACGTTTTAAATTTTGTTGTTTAAAAAACTGGTACTTCCTGTGTGGCTCCGGACTAACGGCCACCCCCTTTTCTCCTGTTTGAACCCGCCCATTGTGGGTAGGCCAGTCCGGCGTACCCGCTCTATCTTCTGGCGGCCACCTGCAGCGAGCTCAGCTCGCCCTCCACCTCCTGGGGGGAGAACAGGGCTCAGGCTGCCGGGGTAAGTTCCTCACACACTGCCCAGCCCAATTACCCCAGCAACAGTACAGTTACATTGGGGTAAAGTTTACCCTGTACAGGCTGACCACTGTTGGATGAGTGCCCAGTGCTAAACTTGTAGATCAGATGTATTCAGAGCATTCCCTAAGGTTCTGATCCTGAGTATTTTCCACTCTCCCTTTACTTATAGCACATTGTGCATGTGCATTTTAGTATAGAattgaatagaatgcctttgtcgcaaatacatatacatttacatgtgtacagtacaacgaaattcttttttttttccgcatatcccagcttgtctggAAGTTGGGgttagagcacagggtcagccactgtacggtgcccctggagccgagagggttagagccttgctcaaggacccaacaatggcagcacagcagagctgggatttgaactctcaacctttgaattgatagcccaaagctctaccctctaggctaccactgtccccatttTCGTGCATTACAGTTTTGTCTCTGTACACACATTAGCCTTCTAGTGTTTTTAGTGTGTTGGTAAAACTGCACGGACTACAGAGTGGCATggaattttctcccaatctactATCCAACTGTCTGATTTGTGTTTtcgcctctactgctgcagacccccatTCTTGACTGAAGAAGGCCATAGCTTAAACAagcctctgacacatgtgcagtagtcaACCACTTATTTTTACCTGCACTAGGCGGGTTCACATGGAGATCCGTGTCGCACATGGAAAGTCACAGACTGTTCTCCATTACCCCTGTCTTAGTGGAGACACCATAgatcagccaacagagcccataattgcagcagttatgaggaatccctacttTTTCCCCTTCCTGggaacagccaatcatgtctgtgtaggcgcccggctggacattagcagagctgagatttgagctTGCGAGCTCCAGATGCAtgctttaccactgcaccacacaAGTGTCTTCACACTGTTTTTAAAACCAACTGAAATAATGTTAAATAgacaaaaacacagcagagaGTAGTACTGCTGGCAATCGTTTTTTAGCTAAGTAAGGACTGTTTGACTTTAAGGTCTTTCCAAGTAGTTTAAAATAACATGTATAGATATTTGGTTATCTATGAGGTTAATATTCTTTGTACAATAAAAAGATTCAAGGTAATTTACCAGGAGTGTAGCCTACATGTAGTGAAATTTGTATTGAGGATTTCACTGTTGGCtgcaaaacatatttaaatgatttaaaaattaatctcaatattttaaaaagcatttttattagTTAGTACTGTTACTGCAGTAagttttattaattatgtaaaattatttaagGGTTGTATCGCCCATCCATACTGTACATGCCCAGTAGAGAGACAAATCTGATTTTCCCACAGAAATGAATTGAAACAAGCCATGCAGGGTGATGTTTAAGTTGTTTATTAGTATATAGGTAATACTTTAACAAACGACAAAATTGACCAACATTTACCCAGACAAATTAAACATGATTTTAATTGACTACATAGTGCTGAGAAACAATGACTGTTAAACCCAATGCTGTGCAtagaagtaaaaaagaaaagaaaaaaaaaaaagtaggagTGATTTAGGAATTTGTTTTACACTAGCGTGACCAATAAATTTATAAGCACTTTAAGGTTTAGTCATGTTAGTATTAAATATACAATAGACCAGCAAATCATTAATGATTTTTTACGAAGAATTTTGATAATCGATGATAACACATTTTGTTGATTAGTTATTGCAGCCCTATTCTTATACAGAGACCTTTGGCTTATTGGGTTTGGACTGTTATTACCTAATAGTCTTTGGAAAGTTCTGAAGCTGGAATATTAATAATGCTTTCCACAAAAAGTTGGTGTGAACCAAAAACCAGATCAGGTTATTTGCATCAAAGAGAGTAGATTGCACACAATAGCTcagatttgttttaaatgactAGTACATGCATTTATGTTAAAATATTGccaaaatgataaaaatgtaaTAGGAGCCAATCCAGATTCAAGATGCATGTAACAACAATGTCTTTGTTTTTACATATGCAATCTTTTTATGGATTATACAAAACTATCCTCTGCAGTTTTGACCTGCATTAGTCCAGCTGTGTTTGCCTGAGGCCTTTATCATCTTGATAAATCGAATAATTCCATAAAGTCTTACTCTCATAATGTTGCGACAGAATGCATTATTGACTAACTAACATATTTCTTTATTCCACAGGCAGCAGACTCAGCATCAGTGCAGATAACTGGCTCCTCAGCACGATGGGAGGGAGTCAAGGATGATTCAGGCATTGTTCAGCTATCCAGTGCGGGAATAGTCACCTCTAATGGGCAGTATGTTCTTCCCCTCCAGAGCCTTCAGAGTCAGACCATTTTTCTTACATCAGGGACAGACTCCTCCAATGCAGTGCCTAACATCCAGTACCAGGTAATCCCTCAGATCCAGGCTGATGGCCAGCTAGGATTCTCTGCCTCAGCAGTGGATGGTGCTTCACTAGCACATGATGCCACTGGGCAGATTCAGATTCTCCCTGATGGCTCCCAGGCCATTAGTGTAGCTGGCACTGCAGCTGGCAGCATTTTCAGCAACAGCCAGAACCTCATTGCTCAGACTGgccaggtgcagcagatccagggAGTCACACTGGGAAGCTCAACCTTCAACAGTCAAGGCCAGGTGGTTGCTAATGTACCTGTGGGTTTGCCTGGTAACATTACCTTTGTGCCCATTAACAGTGTAGACCTGGACTCGTTAGGGCTCTCTGGAGCTCAGACTATAGCAACAGGGCTGACAGCCGATGCACAGCTAATCATGACCAATCAGACAGTGGATAATTCCTCTGATGGATCAGAGAAAACAGGGGAACACTTGTCACACCAGACACTAGTGATCAACAACACTAACGCCACAGCAGAGATGTACGTGCCTACCACATCTTCGTCCTCATCGTCGTCCTCGCAGTTGCACACCAGCACAATAGATGGCACAGGTGTGCTCACACAGGGTGGGAATGAGCAGTCTGAGGGATTCCTTGTTCAGAACCAGACATCCACAGGGCAGCAGGTGATTCAGTTACAGCAGGTCCCTATCCAGAGCAGCGATGGACAGCAAGGCCAGCAGCAGATTGCAGCACAGGGCCAGCAGGCCCTTCAGAACGTCCAACTTATTAACCCAGGGACCTTCCTCATTCAGGCACAGACCGTCACACCTTCAGGCCAGATACAGTGGCAGACCTTTCAGGTAGGAGTGCACAGGACTGGGCAATATGCACTATTATATTGAtatcaatatatttatatttatattcatattaaaggCATTATTAGTTATTAGCACTTTTATTTGTTACCAGAGCTAATAAGATCAGaataaatgttgtattttttacctttttcttTAATGTCTATGTTCTACAattgcaatcagaaatatttaTCTTACCCGCCTAAAAAGGTATTAGGGTGACATGCAGAATTAAATGAGTTTCAAGCAAGTTTGAAAACATACATTGACACAGTTTTAAGTTAACAATGAAAAACATTTAGGTCTCCTGACAAAAATCcatgtgcattattattttattcctaGCCTCAGTACTTACTGGGACATACTTTGCCTTGATAACCTCCAATAAGGGGTTTTATTTAGTGCTTACAAGTTTTTAACTCCCCTCCTTACCTATTTTCCTAtgtaaaagcttccagctcattgaggtttaATGGTTTTCTTACTTCTGCAACTgattttctatgggatttaaaCCTGGAGACTGAGAAGACCACTCCAGAATTTACCAGGACTGagtccttaaccaagctttggttgatttGGAAGCTGGAGGCAATTCTTGCTTGAAGtccaattattattatggttcaGTTCACCAAAGAGGGCATAACATTCCTCCTTAATATGCTATGGTATTGCTGTAAATCTATGATGCCAGAAAAACACTGACATCACATCACTGACCCATCTCACTGCTTGACCATAGGGATAGTGTTCTTCTGGTCATAAAAATCACCTATCTTGTGCCAAACAAACCACTATTAGAACAAATCTCTGTGTGGTGTTACAACTACACATTACAACTAAAGCAAGTTAGTGGTCATTATTTGTCCCCAATGCTTAAATCATGTTGTACAGCACCAGGGAAAATACAAAATTTTTGATGCATTTAATTCTAAAACCTCTTctataatttgttttaaatgacaaTACGCAACCTATACACCGTATAAATAGCCTCAATGTGCTGATACGgcattaaaattaaacaaataaatcatgTTGTAGCCCAACCTTTGATCATAATGacagcagtaggttttaagatgaGCAGTATTATgtaggggg
The Trichomycterus rosablanca isolate fTriRos1 chromosome 12, fTriRos1.hap1, whole genome shotgun sequence genome window above contains:
- the sp3a gene encoding transcription factor Sp3a isoform X1 codes for the protein MTAPTQPGRAEEMAALDVDSSQSEFLQQDGSRSGDQAADSASVQITGSSARWEGVKDDSGIVQLSSAGIVTSNGQYVLPLQSLQSQTIFLTSGTDSSNAVPNIQYQVIPQIQADGQLGFSASAVDGASLAHDATGQIQILPDGSQAISVAGTAAGSIFSNSQNLIAQTGQVQQIQGVTLGSSTFNSQGQVVANVPVGLPGNITFVPINSVDLDSLGLSGAQTIATGLTADAQLIMTNQTVDNSSDGSEKTGEHLSHQTLVINNTNATAEMYVPTTSSSSSSSSQLHTSTIDGTGVLTQGGNEQSEGFLVQNQTSTGQQVIQLQQVPIQSSDGQQGQQQIAAQGQQALQNVQLINPGTFLIQAQTVTPSGQIQWQTFQVQGIQNLQNLQLQTTPAHQITLAPVQTLSLGQAGTLSSTPVSISSGQIPNLQTVTVNSVDQTGIQLQQTDDTDSPEIRIKEEPDSEEWAIGGDSTLNTNDLSHLRVRLVEEEMEGLGQDGKRLRRVACTCPNCKEGGGRGSNVGKKKQHVCHIAGCGKVYGKTSHLRAHLRWHSGERPFVCNWMFCGKRFTRSDELQRHRRTHTGEKKFVCPECSKRFMRSDHLAKHIKTHQKKASGGTVMASVETSASSDITSGATTLILTNIQPGAMQGLATVNATVNTSNSQELLSEIPLQLVTVAPSENAE
- the sp3a gene encoding transcription factor Sp3a isoform X2, with the translated sequence MTAPTQPGRAEEMAALDVDSSQSEFLQQDGSRSGDQAADSASVQITGSSARWEGVKDDSGIVQLSSAGIVTSNGQYVLPLQSLQSQTIFLTSGTDSSNAVPNIQYQVIPQIQADGQLGFSASAVDGASLAHDATGQIQILPDGSQAISVAGTAAGSIFSNSQNLIAQTGQVQQIQGVTLGSSTFNSQGQVVANVPVGLPGNITFVPINSVDLDSLGLSGAQTIATGLTADAQLIMTNQTVDNSSDGSEKTGEHLSHQTLVINNTNATAEMYVPTTSSSSSSSSQLHTSTIDGTGVLTQGGNEQSEGFLVQNQTSTGQQVIQLQQVPIQSSDGQQGQQQIAAQGQQALQNVQLINPGTFLIQAQTVTPSGQIQWQTFQVQGIQNLQNLQLQTTPAHQITLAPVQTLSLGQAGTLSSTPVSISSGQIPNLQTVTVNSVDQTGIQLQQTDDTDSPVEEEMEGLGQDGKRLRRVACTCPNCKEGGGRGSNVGKKKQHVCHIAGCGKVYGKTSHLRAHLRWHSGERPFVCNWMFCGKRFTRSDELQRHRRTHTGEKKFVCPECSKRFMRSDHLAKHIKTHQKKASGGTVMASVETSASSDITSGATTLILTNIQPGAMQGLATVNATVNTSNSQELLSEIPLQLVTVAPSENAE